The sequence GAAACTATTTGCCGGAAGACTATCAAGCTTCGGGGTTTAAGGTCAACTCTGATCCATCAGTTAATTAGCAAGCAAATCCCTCTTAAATCTTGGGAATTTTGCTTAACATAAAACGCGGCGGAGTTAACCAAAATAACCTGCTTTGCCCGACTGGATCCCCTAGTGGTAAATGCAAACCAATCACCCCGGCTTTTTTCATCTCTAATCCCCCCCAACTACTGCCCCAAACCAATAACTCGGCCCACTGACTTAAATCTGGTTCATGACCCACTAAGGCTAAACCCATTCTGGCTTGAGAGTGCCACTGGTCTAACCACTGTAACCAATCCCCAAATCGCCCCCCCGGAGCTAAGGCCTCGTTAATCTGGACTTCATCTGCCAGGCCAGCATTG is a genomic window of Pseudocalidococcus azoricus BACA0444 containing:
- the sixA gene encoding phosphohistidine phosphatase SixA; protein product: MAELPLYLIRHGIAIDRELFPGSDAERYLTNQGEKKTQQIAERLVDLGVSCDLILSSPLVRAKQTSDIFLNAGLADEVQINEALAPGGRFGDWLQWLDQWHSQARMGLALVGHEPDLSQWAELLVWGSSWGGLEMKKAGVIGLHLPLGDPVGQSRLFWLTPPRFMLSKIPKI